The Pseudochaenichthys georgianus chromosome 8, fPseGeo1.2, whole genome shotgun sequence genome has a segment encoding these proteins:
- the mapk8ip3 gene encoding C-Jun-amino-terminal kinase-interacting protein 3 isoform X6 has translation MMELQIDEVVYQDDYGSGSVMSERVSGLANSIYREFERLIRSYDEEVVKELMPLVVNVLENLDGVLTENQEHEVELELLKEDNEQLITQYEREKALRKQAEEKFIEFEDALEAEKKDLQVQVEFLELQSKQQELKSKNYSDQIVRLEERESDMKKEYNALHQRHTEMIQTYVEHIERSKMQQVGSNSQSEGTGCGRTSKAERPPSLSLYPSGEGMEDGSESDSVAATPSSTGSKSNTPTSTVPSATVTPINEGFVPQAEFDAMRAGNRRKGAKRLSRNMEVQVSQETRNVSIGMGSSDEWSEFQEIIDSTPELDMCVDPRVYGGGNSPSQGIVNEAFGINTDSLYHEIKDAKSDIIGDVDAGAELLGEFSVRDDFFGMGKEVENLLTENKQLLETKNALNIVKNDLIAKVDELSGEHEVLREELEALRQSKNKVEARVKELEEELRRLRAEALGASRDSKDEAGDDFSSPMQDGDVTMTQRRRFTRVEMARVLMERNQYKERLMELQEAVRWTEMIRASRESPQMSEKKKSTIWQFFARLFSTSSSPPPVKRPYYSVNIHYKSPSPASFSQRRSHTMCQISTSNRTLEFFPEELASNGVASLLSDSALLARREQRREQYRQVREHMRRDDGIMQACGWSVPSRFKQPGALPETAQDSPLKRQQLPTEKEDNRMKNVPVPVYCRPLVEKDPNRKLWCAAGVDLTGWRASCQESELAKAPSGGSDPLHAEENGGGRKSSHTSPEKRMSKELQETDTMSSRVWILTSTHSASKVVIIDANQPGSLVDQFNVCNAHVLCISSVPAASENDYPPGEIVLDPGDGGVGGAGDDSGSVEGMLAGITLVGCATNCSVARSNCSSRTDTPIMDKGQAPTTPPMNGKIHPAQSAEEATEATEVPESTASHGELRSGPPGPFTEHVFTDPPPRLSDASDRSSGQSKEESSQPSESEDGGEDTGNYTSVAPTMWLGAQNGWLYVHSAVGNWKKCLHSIKLKDSVLSLVHVKGRVLVALADGTLAIFHRSEDGQWDLSNYHLMDLGRPHHSIRCMAVVHDKVWCGYKNKIHVIQPKSMQIEKSFDAHPRRESQVRQLAWIGDGVWVSIRLDSTLRLYHAHTHQHLQDVDIEPYVSKMLGTGKLGFSFVRITALLIGGNRLWVGTGNGVIISIPLTETVVLHRGQLLGLRANKVSPTSSSGVIHVYGDDGSEKSSGSFIPYCSMAQAQLCFHGHRDAVKFFVSVPGNVLATLNGSVLDSPSEGQGSTAPAEMETQSLHNVLVLSGGEGYIDFRIGDGEDDETEEGDAAVAVATGASQVKPALCKAERSHIIVWQVSYIPE, from the exons ATGATGGAGCTACAGATAGACGAGGTGGTGTACCAGGACGACTACGGCTCCGGGTCCGTGATGTCGGAACGGGTGTCGGGCCTGGCCAACAGCATCTACCGGGAGTTTGAGAGGTTGATCCGCAGCTATGACGAGGAGGTGGTGAAGGAGCTGATGCCGCTGGTGGTGAACGTCCTGGAGAACCTGGACGGGGTGCTGACGGAGAACCAGGAGCATGAGGTGGAGCTGGAGCTGCTGAAGGAGGACAATGAGCAGCTCATCACCCAGTACGAGAGGGAGAAAGCGCTGAGGAAACAGGCGGAGGAG AAATTCATTGAATTTGAGGATGCGTTGGAAGCGGAGAAGAAGGATCTacaggtgcaggtggagtttCTGGAGCTGCAGTCCAAACAGCAGGAGCTCAAATCAAAGAACTACTCCGACCAGA TCGTGCGGTTGGAGGAGCGAGAATCAGACATGAAGAAAGAGTACAACGCTCTGCACCAGCGCCACACTGAG ATGATCCAGACATACGTCGAGCACATAGAGCGGTCCAAAATGCAGCAGGTGGGGagcaacagccaatcagaaggcACGGGCTGTGGACGAAC CAGCAAAGCGGAGCGCCCGCCTTCATTGAGCCTGTACCCCAGCGGCGAGGGAATG GAGGACGGATCAGAGTCCGACTCGGTGGCAGCGACACCCAGCAGCACCGGGAGCAAGTCCAACACCCCCACCTCCACCGTCCCCTCGGCCACCGTCACCCCCATCAACGAGGGCTTCGTTCCGCAGGCGGAGTTCGATGCGATGCGAGCTGGGAACCGCAGGAAAGGTGCGAAGCGGCTCAGCAGGAACATGGAGGTGCAGGTTTCTCAGGAGACCAGGAACGTCAGCATCG GCATGGGAAGCAGCGATGAGTGGTCCGAGTTTCAGGAGATCATCGATTCGACCCCTGAGCTGGACATGTGTGTGGACCCCCGTGTGTACGGAGGAGGAAACAG CCCCTCCCAGGGCATCGTGAACGAGGCCTTCGGCATCAACACCGACTCTCTCTACCACGAGATCAAAGACGCCAAATCAGACATCATCGGAGACGTAGACGCAGGCGCCGAGCTGCTAG GCGAGTTCTCAG TCCGCGATGATTTCTTCG GGATGGGTAAAGAGGTGGAAAACCTGCTGACAGAGAACAAACAGCTCCTAGAGACCAA AAATGCTCTCAACATTGTGAAAAATGACCTTATTGCCAAAGTGGACGAGCTGTCGGGGGAGCATGAGGTGCTGAGGGAGGAGTTGGAGGCTCTGCGGCAGTCCAAGAACAAAGTGGAGGCCAGAGtcaaggagctggaggaggagctCAGGAG GTTAAGAGCAGAGGCTCTCGGTGCGTCTCGGGACTCAAAGGACGAAGCAGGCGATGAC TTTTCATCGCCCATGCAGGACGGAGACGTGACGATGACGCAGCGGCGGAGGTTCACCCGGGTGGAGATGGCCCGAGTTCTGATGGAGAGGAACCAGTACAAAGAGAGGCTGATGGAGCTGCAGGAGGCCGTGCGGTGGACCGAGATGATCAG GGCGTCCAGAGAAAGTCCTCAAATGTCAGAGAAAAAGAAGTCCACCATCTGGCAGTT CTTCGCCCGTCTCTTCAGCACGTCGTCCAGCCCTCCGCCCGTCAAGCGGCCGTACTACAGCGTCAACATCCACTACAAGTCTCCCTCGCCCGCCAGCTTCTCTCAGCGCCGCAGCCACACCATGTGCCAGATCTCCACCTCCAACCGCACTCTGGAGTTCTTCCCCGAAGA ACTGGCCAGTAACGGTGTTGCGTCTCTCCTCAGCGACTCGGCACTGTTGGCCCGCCGAGAGCAGCGGCGTGAACAGTACCGGCAGGTCCGCGAGCACATGAGGCGCGACGACGGCATCATGCAGGCGTGTGGCTGGAGCGTGCCGTCTCGCTTcaaacag CCTGGAGCTCTGCCGGAAACCGCTCAGGACAGCCCGCTGAAGAGACAACAG CTGCCAACCGAGAAGGAGGACAACCGCATGAAGAACGTTCCGGTCCCGGTGTACTGCCGTCCTCTCGTAGAGAAAGACCCCAACAGGAAG tTGTGGTGTGCAGCAGGTGTGGACCTGACGGGATGGAGGGCCAGCTGCCAGGAGTCGGAGTTAGCCAAAGCTCCGTCGGGGGGCAGCGACCCTCTGCATGCTGAGGAGAACGGAGGAGGCAGGAAGAGCAGCCACACCTCCCCAGAGAAGAGGATG tCGAAGGAGCTGCAGGAGACGGACACCATGAGCAGCAGAGTGTGGATCCTCACCAGCACCCACTCTGCCAGTAAGGTGGTGATCATCGACGCCAACCAGCCCGGCTCGCTGGTCGATCAGTTCAACGTCTGCAACGCCCACGTGCTCTGCATCTCCAGCGTGCCAG CTGCCAGTGAGAACGACTACCCCCCCGGAGAGATCGTGTTGGACCCCGGTGACGGGGGGGTCGGGGGGGCGGGCGATGACTCGGGCAGCGTGGAGGGCATGCTGGCCGGCATCACGCTGGTCGGCTGCGCCACCAACTGCAGCGTTGCCCGTAGCAACTGCTCCTCACGCACTGACACGCCCATCATGGACAAAGGACAAG cccccaccaccccccccaTGAATGGTAAGATCCACCCCGCCCAGTCGGCTGAGGAGGCGACGGAGGCCACCGAGGTCCCCGAGTCCACGGCGAGCCACGGAGAGCTGAGGTCGGGACCCCCGGGACCCTTCACTGAGCACGTCTTCACCGACCCCCCGCCCCGCCTCTCAGACGCCTCGGACag GAGCTCAGGTCAATCCAAAGAGGAATCTTCCCAGCCTTCAGAGTCTGAAGACGGGGGTGAAGACACCGGGAACTACACCAGCGTGGCCCCCACCATGTGGCTCGGGGCCCAGAACGGCTG GCTCTACGTCCACTCAGCGGTTGGAAACTGGAAGAAGTGCCTCCACTCCATCAAACTCAAAGACTCTGTGCTCAGCCTGGT ACATGTGAAAGGTCGTGTGCTGGTCGCCCTCGCTGACGGGACCCTCGCCATATTCCACAGATCAGAGG ATGGCCAGTGGGATCTGTCGAACTACCACCTGATGGACCTGGGTCGGCCTCATCACTCCATCCGCTGCATGGCTGTGGTCCACGATAAGGTTTGGTGCGGATACAAGAACAAGATCCACGTCATCCAGCCCAAGAGCATGCAGATCGAG AAGTCCTTCGACGCCCACCCTCGCAGGGAGAGTCAGGTGCGGCAGCTGGCCTGGATCGGAGACGGTGTTTGGGTCTCGATCCGCCTCGACTCCACGCTGCGTCTctaccacgcacacacacaccaacacctgCAGGACGTGGACATCGAGCCGTACGTCAGCAAGATGCTGG GTACTGGCAAACTGGGCTTCTCTTTTGTCCGCATCacggcacttctgattggtggaaATCGTCTCTGGGTAGGAACTGGAAACGGCGTGATCATCTCCATCCCACTGACGGAGA CGGTGGTCCTTCACCGGGGACAGCTCCTTGGTTTGAGGG CCAATAAGGTGTCTCCTACGTCGTCCAGCGGGGTGATCCATGTGTACGGAGACGACGGCTCTGAGAAAAGCTCCGGCAGCTTCATCCCGTACTGCTCCATGGCTCAAGCCCAGCTGTGTTTCCATGGACACCGCGATGCTGTCAAGTTCTTCGTCTCTGTGCCCG GTAATGTCCTGGCCACGCTGAACGGCAGCGTGCTGGACAGCCCGTCGGAGGGTCAGGGGTCAACAGCGCCTGCAGAGATGGAGACTCAGAGCCTTCACAACGTGCTGGTGCTGAGCGGAGGAGAGGGATACATCGACTTCCGCATAG GTGACGGCGAGGACGATGAGACGGAGGAAGGAGACGCTGCTGTTGCCGTGGCTACTGGAGCCTCGCAGGTCAAACCGGCTCTGTGTAAAGCTGAGCGCAGCCACATCATCGTGTGGCAGGTGTCCTACATCcctgagtga
- the mapk8ip3 gene encoding C-Jun-amino-terminal kinase-interacting protein 3 isoform X7, translated as MMELQIDEVVYQDDYGSGSVMSERVSGLANSIYREFERLIRSYDEEVVKELMPLVVNVLENLDGVLTENQEHEVELELLKEDNEQLITQYEREKALRKQAEEKFIEFEDALEAEKKDLQVQVEFLELQSKQQELKSKNYSDQIVRLEERESDMKKEYNALHQRHTEMIQTYVEHIERSKMQQVGSNSQSEGTGCGRTKAERPPSLSLYPSGEGMEDGSESDSVAATPSSTGSKSNTPTSTVPSATVTPINEGFVPQAEFDAMRAGNRRKGAKRLSRNMEVQVSQETRNVSIGMGSSDEWSEFQEIIDSTPELDMCVDPRVYGGGNSPSQGIVNEAFGINTDSLYHEIKDAKSDIIGDVDAGAELLGEFSVRDDFFGMGKEVENLLTENKQLLETKNALNIVKNDLIAKVDELSGEHEVLREELEALRQSKNKVEARVKELEEELRRLRAEALGASRDSKDEAGDDFSSPMQDGDVTMTQRRRFTRVEMARVLMERNQYKERLMELQEAVRWTEMIRASRESPQMSEKKKSTIWQFFARLFSTSSSPPPVKRPYYSVNIHYKSPSPASFSQRRSHTMCQISTSNRTLEFFPEELASNGVASLLSDSALLARREQRREQYRQVREHMRRDDGIMQACGWSVPSRFKQPGALPETAQDSPLKRQQLPTEKEDNRMKNVPVPVYCRPLVEKDPNRKLWCAAGVDLTGWRASCQESELAKAPSGGSDPLHAEENGGGRKSSHTSPEKRMSKELQETDTMSSRVWILTSTHSASKVVIIDANQPGSLVDQFNVCNAHVLCISSVPAASENDYPPGEIVLDPGDGGVGGAGDDSGSVEGMLAGITLVGCATNCSVARSNCSSRTDTPIMDKGQAPTTPPMNGKIHPAQSAEEATEATEVPESTASHGELRSGPPGPFTEHVFTDPPPRLSDASDRSSGQSKEESSQPSESEDGGEDTGNYTSVAPTMWLGAQNGWLYVHSAVGNWKKCLHSIKLKDSVLSLVHVKGRVLVALADGTLAIFHRSEDGQWDLSNYHLMDLGRPHHSIRCMAVVHDKVWCGYKNKIHVIQPKSMQIEKSFDAHPRRESQVRQLAWIGDGVWVSIRLDSTLRLYHAHTHQHLQDVDIEPYVSKMLGTGKLGFSFVRITALLIGGNRLWVGTGNGVIISIPLTETVVLHRGQLLGLRANKVSPTSSSGVIHVYGDDGSEKSSGSFIPYCSMAQAQLCFHGHRDAVKFFVSVPGNVLATLNGSVLDSPSEGQGSTAPAEMETQSLHNVLVLSGGEGYIDFRIGDGEDDETEEGDAAVAVATGASQVKPALCKAERSHIIVWQVSYIPE; from the exons ATGATGGAGCTACAGATAGACGAGGTGGTGTACCAGGACGACTACGGCTCCGGGTCCGTGATGTCGGAACGGGTGTCGGGCCTGGCCAACAGCATCTACCGGGAGTTTGAGAGGTTGATCCGCAGCTATGACGAGGAGGTGGTGAAGGAGCTGATGCCGCTGGTGGTGAACGTCCTGGAGAACCTGGACGGGGTGCTGACGGAGAACCAGGAGCATGAGGTGGAGCTGGAGCTGCTGAAGGAGGACAATGAGCAGCTCATCACCCAGTACGAGAGGGAGAAAGCGCTGAGGAAACAGGCGGAGGAG AAATTCATTGAATTTGAGGATGCGTTGGAAGCGGAGAAGAAGGATCTacaggtgcaggtggagtttCTGGAGCTGCAGTCCAAACAGCAGGAGCTCAAATCAAAGAACTACTCCGACCAGA TCGTGCGGTTGGAGGAGCGAGAATCAGACATGAAGAAAGAGTACAACGCTCTGCACCAGCGCCACACTGAG ATGATCCAGACATACGTCGAGCACATAGAGCGGTCCAAAATGCAGCAGGTGGGGagcaacagccaatcagaaggcACGGGCTGTGGACGAAC CAAAGCGGAGCGCCCGCCTTCATTGAGCCTGTACCCCAGCGGCGAGGGAATG GAGGACGGATCAGAGTCCGACTCGGTGGCAGCGACACCCAGCAGCACCGGGAGCAAGTCCAACACCCCCACCTCCACCGTCCCCTCGGCCACCGTCACCCCCATCAACGAGGGCTTCGTTCCGCAGGCGGAGTTCGATGCGATGCGAGCTGGGAACCGCAGGAAAGGTGCGAAGCGGCTCAGCAGGAACATGGAGGTGCAGGTTTCTCAGGAGACCAGGAACGTCAGCATCG GCATGGGAAGCAGCGATGAGTGGTCCGAGTTTCAGGAGATCATCGATTCGACCCCTGAGCTGGACATGTGTGTGGACCCCCGTGTGTACGGAGGAGGAAACAG CCCCTCCCAGGGCATCGTGAACGAGGCCTTCGGCATCAACACCGACTCTCTCTACCACGAGATCAAAGACGCCAAATCAGACATCATCGGAGACGTAGACGCAGGCGCCGAGCTGCTAG GCGAGTTCTCAG TCCGCGATGATTTCTTCG GGATGGGTAAAGAGGTGGAAAACCTGCTGACAGAGAACAAACAGCTCCTAGAGACCAA AAATGCTCTCAACATTGTGAAAAATGACCTTATTGCCAAAGTGGACGAGCTGTCGGGGGAGCATGAGGTGCTGAGGGAGGAGTTGGAGGCTCTGCGGCAGTCCAAGAACAAAGTGGAGGCCAGAGtcaaggagctggaggaggagctCAGGAG GTTAAGAGCAGAGGCTCTCGGTGCGTCTCGGGACTCAAAGGACGAAGCAGGCGATGAC TTTTCATCGCCCATGCAGGACGGAGACGTGACGATGACGCAGCGGCGGAGGTTCACCCGGGTGGAGATGGCCCGAGTTCTGATGGAGAGGAACCAGTACAAAGAGAGGCTGATGGAGCTGCAGGAGGCCGTGCGGTGGACCGAGATGATCAG GGCGTCCAGAGAAAGTCCTCAAATGTCAGAGAAAAAGAAGTCCACCATCTGGCAGTT CTTCGCCCGTCTCTTCAGCACGTCGTCCAGCCCTCCGCCCGTCAAGCGGCCGTACTACAGCGTCAACATCCACTACAAGTCTCCCTCGCCCGCCAGCTTCTCTCAGCGCCGCAGCCACACCATGTGCCAGATCTCCACCTCCAACCGCACTCTGGAGTTCTTCCCCGAAGA ACTGGCCAGTAACGGTGTTGCGTCTCTCCTCAGCGACTCGGCACTGTTGGCCCGCCGAGAGCAGCGGCGTGAACAGTACCGGCAGGTCCGCGAGCACATGAGGCGCGACGACGGCATCATGCAGGCGTGTGGCTGGAGCGTGCCGTCTCGCTTcaaacag CCTGGAGCTCTGCCGGAAACCGCTCAGGACAGCCCGCTGAAGAGACAACAG CTGCCAACCGAGAAGGAGGACAACCGCATGAAGAACGTTCCGGTCCCGGTGTACTGCCGTCCTCTCGTAGAGAAAGACCCCAACAGGAAG tTGTGGTGTGCAGCAGGTGTGGACCTGACGGGATGGAGGGCCAGCTGCCAGGAGTCGGAGTTAGCCAAAGCTCCGTCGGGGGGCAGCGACCCTCTGCATGCTGAGGAGAACGGAGGAGGCAGGAAGAGCAGCCACACCTCCCCAGAGAAGAGGATG tCGAAGGAGCTGCAGGAGACGGACACCATGAGCAGCAGAGTGTGGATCCTCACCAGCACCCACTCTGCCAGTAAGGTGGTGATCATCGACGCCAACCAGCCCGGCTCGCTGGTCGATCAGTTCAACGTCTGCAACGCCCACGTGCTCTGCATCTCCAGCGTGCCAG CTGCCAGTGAGAACGACTACCCCCCCGGAGAGATCGTGTTGGACCCCGGTGACGGGGGGGTCGGGGGGGCGGGCGATGACTCGGGCAGCGTGGAGGGCATGCTGGCCGGCATCACGCTGGTCGGCTGCGCCACCAACTGCAGCGTTGCCCGTAGCAACTGCTCCTCACGCACTGACACGCCCATCATGGACAAAGGACAAG cccccaccaccccccccaTGAATGGTAAGATCCACCCCGCCCAGTCGGCTGAGGAGGCGACGGAGGCCACCGAGGTCCCCGAGTCCACGGCGAGCCACGGAGAGCTGAGGTCGGGACCCCCGGGACCCTTCACTGAGCACGTCTTCACCGACCCCCCGCCCCGCCTCTCAGACGCCTCGGACag GAGCTCAGGTCAATCCAAAGAGGAATCTTCCCAGCCTTCAGAGTCTGAAGACGGGGGTGAAGACACCGGGAACTACACCAGCGTGGCCCCCACCATGTGGCTCGGGGCCCAGAACGGCTG GCTCTACGTCCACTCAGCGGTTGGAAACTGGAAGAAGTGCCTCCACTCCATCAAACTCAAAGACTCTGTGCTCAGCCTGGT ACATGTGAAAGGTCGTGTGCTGGTCGCCCTCGCTGACGGGACCCTCGCCATATTCCACAGATCAGAGG ATGGCCAGTGGGATCTGTCGAACTACCACCTGATGGACCTGGGTCGGCCTCATCACTCCATCCGCTGCATGGCTGTGGTCCACGATAAGGTTTGGTGCGGATACAAGAACAAGATCCACGTCATCCAGCCCAAGAGCATGCAGATCGAG AAGTCCTTCGACGCCCACCCTCGCAGGGAGAGTCAGGTGCGGCAGCTGGCCTGGATCGGAGACGGTGTTTGGGTCTCGATCCGCCTCGACTCCACGCTGCGTCTctaccacgcacacacacaccaacacctgCAGGACGTGGACATCGAGCCGTACGTCAGCAAGATGCTGG GTACTGGCAAACTGGGCTTCTCTTTTGTCCGCATCacggcacttctgattggtggaaATCGTCTCTGGGTAGGAACTGGAAACGGCGTGATCATCTCCATCCCACTGACGGAGA CGGTGGTCCTTCACCGGGGACAGCTCCTTGGTTTGAGGG CCAATAAGGTGTCTCCTACGTCGTCCAGCGGGGTGATCCATGTGTACGGAGACGACGGCTCTGAGAAAAGCTCCGGCAGCTTCATCCCGTACTGCTCCATGGCTCAAGCCCAGCTGTGTTTCCATGGACACCGCGATGCTGTCAAGTTCTTCGTCTCTGTGCCCG GTAATGTCCTGGCCACGCTGAACGGCAGCGTGCTGGACAGCCCGTCGGAGGGTCAGGGGTCAACAGCGCCTGCAGAGATGGAGACTCAGAGCCTTCACAACGTGCTGGTGCTGAGCGGAGGAGAGGGATACATCGACTTCCGCATAG GTGACGGCGAGGACGATGAGACGGAGGAAGGAGACGCTGCTGTTGCCGTGGCTACTGGAGCCTCGCAGGTCAAACCGGCTCTGTGTAAAGCTGAGCGCAGCCACATCATCGTGTGGCAGGTGTCCTACATCcctgagtga